A genomic window from Diospyros lotus cultivar Yz01 chromosome 2, ASM1463336v1, whole genome shotgun sequence includes:
- the LOC127795038 gene encoding pentatricopeptide repeat-containing protein At1g80550, mitochondrial: protein MISWRRRCLLRSQIHKFLSFHSQPPPNSFSPDPKSRSISISEAPVRGDSVDRKTVLETLSSYTNDWNCAFEFFAWLEADCGFRHSTDTYNQMIDILGKFFEFDRAWNLIDRMRTDPHSLPNHATFRVLFKRYASAHLVEEAISTFHRTEEFNLKDQSSFSNLIDALCEYKHVVEAEEICLSKDVRVNLDTKIYNIMLRGWFKMGWWSKCREFWEEMDSRGVRKDLHSYAIYMDIECKRGKPWKAVKLYKEMKKKGIRLDVVAYNTVLHAAGRSEGVDFAIRLYRQMKETGRCEPNVVTHNTIIKLLGENGRVREAYKVFDEMHAKGCEPNIITYHSIFRYLEKPREILNLFDRMLGSGIVPTMDTYVMLMRRFGRWGFLRPVLDVWKKMEGHGLSPNDHAYNALIDALVQKGMVDMARKYDQEMLAKGLSAKPRIELERGLLSSSLSDNG, encoded by the coding sequence ATGATCTCTTGGCGACGCCGCTGTCTTCTCCGATCGCAAATCCACAAGTTTCTTAGTTTTCATTCTCAGCCGCCCCCGAATTCATTTTCTCCTGATCCAAAATCAAGATCAATCTCAATCTCTGAGGCCCCGGTCAGAGGCGATTCAGTCGATCGGAAAACAGTGCTCGAAACGCTTTCATCTTATACCAACGACTGGAACTGCGCCTTCGAGTTCTTCGCCTGGCTCGAAGCCGACTGCGGCTTCCGCCACTCCACCGACACCTACAACCAGATGATCGACATTCTCGGCAAGTTCTTCGAGTTCGATCGCGCCTGGAATCTGATCGATCGCATGCGAACCGATCCCCATTCCCTCCCAAACCACGCCACGTTTCGCGTCCTTTTCAAGCGCTACGCGTCGGCTCACCTCGTCGAAGAAGCGATCTCTACTTTTCACCGAACGGAGGAGTTCAATTTGAAGGACCAATCGTCGTTCTCGAATCTCATCGACGCTCTATGCGAGTACAAGCACGTAGTCGAAGCGGAGGAAATTTGCTTATCCAAAGATGTTCGTGTGAATCTGGACACGAAGATATATAACATTATGCTTCGCGGCTGGTTCAAAATGGGATGGTGGAGCAAGTGCAGAGAGTTCTGGGAAGAGATGGATAGCAGAGGCGTTCGCAAAGATTTACATTCTTATGCGATTTACATGGATATAGAGTGCAAGCGTGGGAAGCCATGGAAGGCCGTGAAGTTGTacaaagagatgaagaagaaggggaTTCGGTTGGATGTAGTGGCTTACAACACAGTTCTTCATGCCGCGGGCCGTTCGGAAGGCGTTGATTTCGCCATTCGGCTTTACCGCCAGATGAAAGAAACGGGCCGCTGTGAACCTAATGTCGTGACGCATAATACCATCATAAAACTTCTGGGTGAAAATGGGAGAGTTAGGGAAGCGTACAAGGTGTTCGACGAAATGCATGCGAAGGGTTGTGAGCCGAATATAATAACCTATCACTCCATTTTTAGGTACCTTGAGAAGCCAAGGGAGATTCTTAACCTCTTTGATAGAATGCTGGGCAGTGGGATTGTTCCCACGATGGACACTTATGTGATGCTCATGAGGAGGTTTGGGCGATGGGGTTTTCTACGACCAGTTCTTGATGTGTGGAAGAAGATGGAAGGGCATGGGCTAAGTCCGAATGACCATGCTTACAATGCTTTGATTGATGCTTTGGTGCAGAAGGGTATGGTTGATATGGCTCGAAAGTACGATCAGGAGATGCTTGCGAAAGGGCTTTCGGCTAAACCAAGGATAGAACTGGAGAGAGGCCTGTTGAGTTCATCATTATCCGACAATGGCTGA
- the LOC127793971 gene encoding palmitoyl-monogalactosyldiacylglycerol delta-7 desaturase, chloroplastic-like, with protein sequence MALMISRPPPTPPRFLSLPPRRAALSSRIFTAGGRNLVREARNFPCCSTDARRGGSGMRPLQVAGATAEASENARESSLGRAELSDAGAVNLGTKRRNVYWGRKWNVRDVGTAGIVVLMHFLCFFAPFTFNWGAFWVAAGLYVVTGLLGITLSFHRNLSHRSFKLPKWLEYLFAYCGVLALQGNPIDWVSTHRYHHQFCDSERDPHSPIDGFWFSHMSWLFDTNAVVERCGKPNNVGDLEKQPFYRFIQSTYILYPIALAFLLYAVGGFPFIVWGMGVRVVWVYHITWLVNSACHVWGTQAWPTGDLSRNNWWVALLAFGEGWHNNHHAFEYSARHGLEWWEIDMTWYVVRFLQAIGLATDVKLPSPSHKQRMNVKTPTPSLAS encoded by the exons ATGGCTCTGATGATTTCCCGGCCGCCGCCAACTCCGCCGCGCTTCTTATCCCTGCCGCCTCGGCGTGCCGCTCTTTCCAGCCGTATATTTACTGCTGGAGGTCGAAACCTTGTAAGAGAAGCTCGTAATTTCCCATGCTGTTCTACCGATGCGAGAAGAGGCGGTAGCGGAATGAGGCCCCTGCAAGTCGCCGGAGCAACGGCGGAGGCGTCGGAGAATGCGCGGGAGTCGAGCCTTGGGAGGGCTGAATTGTCCGATGCAGGGGCGGTGAATCTTGGGACGAAGAGGAGGAACGTGTACTGGGGCAGGAAATGGAATGTGCGGGACGTCGGCACGGCGGGGATTGTGGTTTTGATGCATTTTCTGTGTTTCTTCGCGCCTTTTACCTTCAACTGGGGCGCATTTTGGGTGGCCGCGGGGCTGTATGTTGTCACCGGCCTTCTGGGCATTACTCTCTCTTTCCATAGGAATCTTTCTCACCGGAGCTTCAAGCTTCCCAAATGGCTCGAGTACTTGTTTGCCTATTGCGGGGTTCTGGCGCTTCAG GGTAATCCAATTGACTGGGTGAGCACGCACAGATACCATCACCAGTTCTGTGATTCGGAGAGAGACCCACATAGCCCAATCGACGGATTCTGGTTTAGCCACATGAGTTGGCTCTTTGACACGAACGCGGTCGTCGAAAGG TGTGGGAAACCCAACAATGTTGGGGATCTGGAGAAGCAGCCCTTCTATCGGTTCATCCAGAGCACTTACATCCTCTATCCAATTGCCCTGGCGTTTCTGCTCTACGCAGTCGGAGGTTTTCCTTTCATTGTTTGGGGAATG GGCGTAAGGGTTGTGTGGGTGTACCACATTACTTGGCTGGTGAACTCGGCGTGTCATGTCTGGGGAACGCAGGCGTGGCCCACTGGCGATCTGTCTCGGAACAATTG GTGGGTGGCGCTCCTGGCGTTCGGAGAGGGCTGGCACAACAACCACCACGCGTTCGAGTACTCGGCCCGGCATGGGCTTGAGTGGTGGGAGATAGACATGACATGGTACGTTGTGAGGTTTCTCCAAGCAATTGGTCTGGCTACGGATGTTAAGCTACCATCCCCCTCTCACAAGCAGAGGATGAATGTCAAAACTCCAACTCCCAGCCTGGCCTCctaa